A genomic window from Brassica oleracea var. oleracea cultivar TO1000 chromosome C8, BOL, whole genome shotgun sequence includes:
- the LOC106308794 gene encoding transcription factor Pur-alpha 1-like — protein MDHVRWAAFRNTLAEILEASGLMVPNQKPSDAEEHLVGLSDDVGVGFIPDHGNQPSSSTVDRATDSTCQDETGVSKVIRADQKRFFFDLGNNNRGHFLKISEVLDELELVSKTLQVERKLFYLDLKENPRGKYLKISEKTSGSRSIIIVPSSGISWFLDLFNYYVRRAREQRVAA, from the exons ATGGATCACGTTC GATGGGCGGCTTTCAGGAACACATTGGCTGAGATCCTTGAAGCATCAGGGCTTATGGTGCCGAATCAG AAGCCTTCTGATGCAGAGGAACATCTGGTTGGACTTTCAGATGATGTGGGCGTTGGATTTATACCTGACCATGGTAACCAACCCTCCTCTTCTACTGTTGATCGAGCAACTGACTCGACATGCCAGGATGAAACCGGTGTTTCTAAGGTAATCAGAGCTGACCAGAAACGGTTCTTCTTTGATCTTGGGAATAATAACAGGGGCCATTTCCTGAAGATATCTGAG GTCCTCGATGAGCTTGAATTGGTGAGCAAGACGTTGCAAGTGGAGCGAAAGCTATTTTACTTAGATCTCAAGGAGAATCCTCGCGGGAAGTACCTGAAGATATCGGAGAAGACGTCGGGTTCGAGGTCAATCATCATCGTTCCTTCCTCTGGCATCTCCTGGTTCCTCGATCTCTTCAATTACTACGTCCGACGAGCACGAGAGCAAAGAGTTGCAGCTTGA
- the LOC106310387 gene encoding gibberellic acid methyltransferase 1-like, translated as MDYSGHLEHMLCKHGGDDDVSFDQNSFGAAAAIASSEQILTSAIDSMKLNQVVHLQIADLSLGAAGHTFSAVDTVVEVLRRKLAMINGGTEPAFEVFFSDLRPSKDFTSSFRPLEDRVDGSGKKYYSAGVSGSFSWRLFPKGELHVVVTSSLQWLSRIPRKVMKKGSERWNKGRAWIQGAQREVVEAYAEQSDKDLVQFLKCRKEEIMVGGMLFMLMAGRPSDLESQVSDESRLKLIFTTFMDQAWQDLVDEGSIKEERRDGFNIPVYLRNTEEVAAAIESCGGFKIEKMELLKIDDPMNARQQEFMKDPDSYGRAMANLVQAGLIKPMVENYLGPDLTSKLFKRYAIRAANNKEFLTKNYFYHMIAVSAIRV; from the exons ATGGATTATTCCGGGCACCTCGAGCACATGCTCTGCAAGCATGGCGGAGACGATGACGTCAGCTTCGACCAAAACAGCTTCGGTGCGGCCGCAGCGATAGCCTCGAGCGAACAAATTCTGACGTCAGCCATCGATTCCATGAAGCTCAACCAAGTAGTTCACCTACAGATTGCCGATTTGAGCCTCGGAGCCGCAGGCCACACGTTTTCCGCGGTAGACACGGTAGTTGAGGTGTTAAGGCGGAAGCTGGCCATGATTAACGGCGGAACCGAGCCAGCGTTTGAAGTCTTCTTCTCCGACCTGCGCCCTTCGAAGGACTTCACCTCGTCGTTTCGACCGTTGGAAGACAGAGTTGACGGCTCGGGGAAGAAGTACTACTCCGCTGGCGTTTCCGGCTCGTTCAGTTGGAGGCTGTTTCCGAAAGGAGAGCTCCATGTTGTTGTGACGAGTTCCTTACAATGGCTCTCTCGG ATACCGAGAAAGGTGATGAAGAAAGGATCGGAGCGATGGAATAAGGGAAGGGCGTGGATTCAAGGAGCACAGAGAGAAGTTGTAGAGGCATACGCGGAGCAGTCAGACAAGGACTTAGTCCAGTTCTTGAAATGTCGGAAAGAAGAAATTATGGTAGGAGGAATGTTGTTTATGTTGATGGCTGGTCGACCTTCTGACTTAGAGAGTCAAGTCAGTGATGAATCCCGTCTCAAGCTCATTTTCACAACTTTCATGGATCAAGCATGGCAAGATCTAGTAGATGAG GGTTCAATAAAAGAGGAGAGAAGAGATGGTTTCAACATTCCGGTCTACCTTAGAAACACAGAGGAAGTGGCGGCTGCGATAGAAAGTTGTGGTGGTTTCAAGATAGAGAAGATGGAGCTATTGAAAATAGATGACCCTATGAATGCTAGACAGCAAGAGTTTATGAAAGATCCGGATTCATACGGTCGAGCCATGGCTAATTTGGTTCAAGCTGGTCTTATAAAGCCAATGGTTGAGAACTATCTCGGTCCTGACCTAACCAGCAAGTTATTCAAACGGTATGCAATTCGAGCTGCTAACAACAAAGAATTTCTCACGAAGAATTATTTCTATCATATGATCGCTGTTTCAGCGATTCGGGTTTGA